In a single window of the Dehalococcoidia bacterium genome:
- a CDS encoding type II secretion system protein, with protein sequence MTTPVKKPVKKTSRKEKGFTLIELLVVVAILGVLAAVVVPNVSKFIGSGDEAAADTELDNIQLAVTAAMADLGIGAVSNCTTTTPPVCTPITTALDFGDDDEDGTTPSIDVDLNGDGTDDLTTLIGGGATAIQGHYTVDANGQVVQEWYP encoded by the coding sequence ATGACAACACCTGTAAAAAAACCCGTGAAGAAGACCAGCCGCAAGGAAAAAGGCTTTACCCTGATTGAACTATTGGTGGTGGTGGCCATCCTGGGCGTGCTGGCAGCCGTAGTGGTTCCCAATGTGAGTAAGTTTATCGGGAGTGGTGATGAAGCGGCTGCCGATACGGAGTTGGATAACATTCAGTTGGCGGTAACCGCAGCCATGGCTGATCTTGGCATAGGGGCTGTGTCGAACTGCACTACTACTACTCCGCCGGTCTGTACTCCAATAACAACTGCATTAGATTTTGGTGATGATGATGAGGATGGCACCACTCCCAGCATCGATGTTGACTTAAATGGCGATGGTACTGATGACCTGACTACTTTAATCGGTGGTGGGGCAACCGCCATTCAGGGACACTACACAGTAGATGCAAACGGACAAGTTGTTCAAGAATGGTATCCGTAA
- the amrS gene encoding AmmeMemoRadiSam system radical SAM enzyme produces MREAILYEKLPGSRVRCHVCQWRCLIQPDQYGLCRMRHNIDGILEVLNYGEVSSVAVDPIEKKPLFHFHPTSKVFSLGSWGCNFRCKHCQNWQISHQTQDKADRDSQNIPPQEAIRLTRQYGCKGIAWTYNEPCIWLEYTLDSAKLAKKENLYTAYVTNGFFTEEALDTMGPYLDAWRVDIKGFSDALYQGLAKVVNWRKILETTRRAQEKWKMHVEVVTNIIPTLNDDDEQLEGIANWIRAELGELTPWHVTRFYPQYQMLDLPPTPVSTIERAYEIGKKAGLRFVYVGNIPGHQGESTVCYSCGKLVVERVGYHTRITGLDGSSCQFCGADLNFRR; encoded by the coding sequence ATGCGCGAGGCAATCCTCTATGAGAAGCTGCCCGGCTCCAGAGTCCGTTGCCACGTTTGCCAGTGGCGATGTCTCATCCAGCCGGATCAATATGGCCTCTGCCGGATGCGTCACAATATCGACGGCATTCTTGAGGTCTTGAACTATGGTGAGGTTTCCTCCGTAGCCGTCGACCCGATAGAAAAGAAACCGCTGTTTCACTTCCATCCCACAAGCAAGGTCTTTTCCCTGGGAAGCTGGGGCTGTAATTTCCGCTGTAAACACTGCCAGAACTGGCAGATATCCCATCAGACTCAGGATAAAGCAGACCGCGATTCACAGAATATCCCCCCCCAGGAAGCAATCCGGCTCACCAGGCAATATGGATGTAAAGGCATCGCCTGGACTTACAATGAGCCCTGCATCTGGCTGGAATATACACTGGATTCGGCAAAATTGGCCAAAAAGGAAAACCTCTATACCGCCTATGTGACCAATGGATTCTTCACCGAAGAGGCTTTGGACACCATGGGGCCTTATCTTGATGCATGGAGGGTGGATATCAAAGGCTTCAGCGACGCTCTCTACCAAGGGCTGGCCAAGGTGGTCAACTGGCGCAAAATTCTGGAAACAACCCGGCGTGCTCAAGAGAAATGGAAGATGCATGTGGAAGTGGTCACCAACATTATCCCCACGCTGAATGATGACGATGAGCAGCTTGAAGGGATCGCAAATTGGATCAGAGCCGAACTGGGAGAACTCACCCCCTGGCATGTGACGCGCTTCTATCCGCAATACCAGATGCTGGATCTTCCCCCAACGCCGGTATCGACCATCGAGCGCGCTTATGAGATCGGCAAGAAAGCAGGCCTTCGGTTTGTCTATGTCGGCAACATACCGGGACACCAGGGCGAAAGTACCGTCTGCTACTCCTGCGGTAAACTGGTGGTGGAGCGAGTGGGTTACCACACCAGGATCACCGGTCTCGACGGTTCTTCCTGCCAATTCTGCGGCGCGGATCTCAATTTCAGGAGATAG
- the radA gene encoding DNA repair protein RadA, whose translation MAKTKTVFFCQNCGHESIKWIGYCPQCEARNSYVEKTIATTSSGKPSATAQELSHISLEDSPRLTLPFSEFNRVLGGGIVPGSLILIGGDPGIGKSTLLLQTASAIAQRESKVLYASGEESVSQIKLRADRLGVAGENLFVLPETNIENILDHARKLSPQLAVIDSIQTVYLEGAGAAGSITQVRECTLRLMEWGKTSNVPIFLVGHVTKEGAIAGPRVLEHIVDVVLYLEGERFSTYRLLRSVKNRFGSTNEIGMFEMRDRGLVEVSDPSQALLSQRTSGSIGSVIVPTLEGTRPLLVEIQALTNATSFGLPRRTANGVDFNRLLLIAAVLSRRSRISLANQDIIANVAGGMKINEPAADLGIALAIASSFRSKEIDSRLVAIGEVGLSGELRAITQMGRRIAEAARFGFETCLLPSPISADFSPPAGIELRPVATLTEALKAALG comes from the coding sequence ATGGCAAAAACAAAAACCGTCTTCTTCTGTCAGAATTGCGGCCATGAAAGCATCAAATGGATAGGCTATTGCCCTCAATGCGAAGCGCGCAACAGCTACGTCGAAAAGACGATTGCCACCACCAGCAGCGGTAAGCCATCGGCCACAGCGCAGGAACTCTCCCACATCTCGCTCGAGGATTCTCCCCGCTTAACGCTCCCGTTTTCCGAGTTCAATCGGGTGCTCGGAGGAGGAATTGTGCCTGGCTCTCTGATCCTGATCGGCGGTGATCCCGGCATCGGGAAATCCACTCTGCTGCTTCAAACAGCCTCAGCCATCGCCCAGAGAGAAAGCAAGGTCCTCTACGCATCGGGCGAGGAATCGGTTTCCCAGATCAAGCTGAGAGCAGACCGCCTGGGAGTAGCCGGGGAAAACCTCTTCGTTCTTCCCGAGACCAATATCGAAAACATTCTGGATCACGCCCGGAAACTCTCTCCGCAACTGGCTGTGATCGATTCCATCCAGACCGTCTATCTGGAAGGCGCCGGAGCAGCCGGGAGCATCACCCAGGTTCGAGAGTGCACCCTTCGCCTCATGGAGTGGGGCAAAACGAGCAATGTCCCGATTTTCCTGGTAGGACACGTCACCAAAGAGGGAGCCATCGCCGGACCGCGTGTGCTGGAACACATTGTCGATGTTGTCCTTTACCTGGAGGGAGAACGTTTCAGCACTTATCGGCTCCTTCGCAGCGTCAAGAACCGATTTGGCTCTACGAACGAGATCGGCATGTTCGAGATGAGAGATCGAGGCCTTGTTGAAGTGAGCGACCCGTCACAGGCGCTTCTCTCACAGCGAACCAGCGGATCTATCGGATCAGTGATTGTCCCCACACTGGAAGGGACCAGGCCGCTGCTGGTGGAAATCCAAGCATTGACCAATGCCACCAGTTTTGGATTGCCTCGCCGCACCGCCAATGGAGTTGACTTTAATCGGTTGCTGCTCATCGCTGCCGTCCTCTCCAGGCGAAGCCGCATTTCGCTGGCCAATCAGGATATCATCGCCAACGTTGCCGGGGGAATGAAGATCAATGAACCGGCAGCTGACCTTGGCATAGCTCTGGCCATTGCCTCCAGCTTCCGAAGCAAAGAAATCGATTCCAGACTGGTGGCTATCGGAGAAGTGGGACTGAGCGGTGAGCTGAGAGCCATCACACAGATGGGAAGGAGAATCGCCGAAGCAGCCAGGTTCGGATTTGAAACCTGCCTTCTTCCTTCCCCGATTTCTGCGGATTTCTCGCCACCAGCCGGGATTGAGCTTCGTCCGGTGGCCACGCTAACCGAAGCGCTGAAAGCAGCACTGGGCTGA
- a CDS encoding DUF2283 domain-containing protein, whose protein sequence is MKVKYFPDTDTLLLTFSDKRIADTHDLNETILVELDKEGQLVSMTVEHAKHQTDISEFSYQQIAG, encoded by the coding sequence ATGAAAGTTAAATATTTCCCTGATACCGATACCTTGCTCCTGACTTTCAGCGATAAAAGAATAGCCGATACCCATGACCTGAACGAGACTATCCTGGTTGAATTGGATAAGGAGGGTCAACTGGTGAGTATGACGGTTGAACATGCCAAACACCAGACGGATATCAGTGAATTCTCTTACCAGCAAATAGCAGGATGA
- a CDS encoding GuaB3 family IMP dehydrogenase-related protein, whose amino-acid sequence MPTRERRTLRFAYGFDDIAIIPGDITINPDQTDIGFDLDSLHFSAPVLAAAMDGVVDPKMAIAFTKIGGLAVLNLEGIQTRYDDPDAILEQIAVTPQSEVTALLQKVYSAPIKNNLVGERIQEIKKGGGVAAVSVTPALTKQLYGICGEAGMDVLVVQSTVTTTRHISKSTKGLVFSELRKWVSTPIIVGNCVSYNVAKGLMETGISAVLVGVGPGAACTTREVLGVGVPQVTATMDCAAARDDYFRETKRYVPIITDGGIRAGGDLCKAFACGADAVMLGSIMVQTAEAPGRGSHWGMATPHGALPRGTRVKVPVNSTLQKTLFGPATVTNGTQNLIGALRTCMGVCGAKNIKEMHKAEIVIAPAIKTEGKQLQRLQAQ is encoded by the coding sequence ATGCCAACACGAGAACGCAGAACATTACGATTTGCTTATGGATTCGATGACATCGCCATAATTCCCGGTGATATCACCATTAATCCCGACCAGACGGATATCGGGTTCGACTTGGATAGTTTGCACTTTTCCGCTCCCGTCCTGGCCGCCGCCATGGATGGGGTGGTAGATCCGAAAATGGCCATCGCCTTCACCAAAATCGGAGGCCTCGCCGTGCTGAACCTGGAAGGGATTCAGACCCGGTATGATGACCCTGACGCCATCCTGGAGCAAATTGCCGTAACCCCTCAATCGGAGGTCACCGCGCTGCTCCAGAAAGTCTATTCCGCACCGATCAAAAATAACCTCGTCGGTGAGCGGATACAGGAGATCAAGAAGGGAGGCGGAGTGGCCGCCGTCTCGGTAACTCCGGCCCTGACCAAGCAACTCTATGGAATCTGCGGCGAGGCAGGAATGGATGTGCTGGTGGTTCAATCCACAGTTACTACCACCCGGCATATTTCCAAGAGTACAAAGGGCCTTGTTTTCTCCGAACTGCGCAAATGGGTCTCGACACCGATTATTGTGGGGAATTGCGTCAGCTACAATGTAGCCAAGGGTTTGATGGAAACAGGTATCAGTGCTGTTTTGGTGGGCGTAGGACCCGGGGCAGCATGTACTACCAGAGAAGTATTGGGTGTCGGCGTGCCGCAGGTCACCGCGACGATGGACTGCGCCGCTGCCCGTGACGACTACTTCCGCGAAACAAAGCGATACGTCCCCATCATCACCGATGGCGGCATTAGAGCCGGAGGTGACCTCTGCAAGGCTTTCGCCTGCGGGGCGGATGCCGTGATGCTGGGCTCGATCATGGTGCAGACGGCTGAAGCTCCGGGAAGAGGCAGCCACTGGGGGATGGCAACCCCTCATGGCGCACTGCCGAGAGGGACGCGGGTAAAGGTGCCCGTCAACAGCACTCTGCAAAAGACCTTGTTTGGGCCAGCCACCGTTACCAACGGAACCCAGAACCTGATCGGTGCGCTTCGTACTTGTATGGGAGTCTGCGGGGCCAAAAACATCAAAGAGATGCACAAGGCCGAGATCGTTATCGCCCCGGCAATCAAGACCGAGGGGAAGCAGCTCCAAAGACTCCAAGCTCAATAA
- the amrA gene encoding AmmeMemoRadiSam system protein A, protein MSVKKSHPLVELARQSVEMYVRDGEIPRPKALTPEMEEKGGTFISIHKSGQLRGCIGTFQPTRRNVAEEVIYNAINSATGDYRFSPVTPEELPELTYKVDILTAPELVKNKDELDPKKYGVLVEYQGRRGILLPDLPGVDSVDQQIEIASAKGGILPTEPVRIYRFQVRRFEEGKPYPDED, encoded by the coding sequence ATGAGCGTGAAGAAGTCGCATCCCCTGGTGGAACTGGCCAGGCAATCGGTAGAGATGTATGTCCGCGATGGAGAGATACCCCGGCCGAAAGCATTAACACCGGAGATGGAGGAAAAGGGGGGAACATTTATCTCGATCCACAAAAGCGGACAGCTTCGCGGATGCATCGGCACCTTCCAGCCCACCCGACGCAATGTGGCCGAAGAGGTCATCTACAACGCCATCAACTCAGCCACCGGAGACTACCGATTCAGTCCGGTAACCCCTGAAGAACTTCCCGAACTGACCTACAAGGTCGATATCCTCACCGCACCAGAGCTGGTCAAAAACAAGGATGAGCTCGATCCCAAGAAATATGGGGTCCTGGTGGAATACCAAGGCAGGCGGGGAATACTCCTCCCCGACCTCCCAGGGGTAGACAGCGTAGACCAGCAGATTGAGATCGCCAGCGCCAAGGGAGGCATCCTGCCCACTGAACCGGTCAGGATTTACCGCTTTCAGGTCCGCCGTTTTGAAGAGGGCAAGCCATATCCAGATGAAGATTAG
- a CDS encoding BrnT family toxin: protein MQKMYNQAMRYEWDPQKNERLKEERGISFEKIVFHLSQGDVWKIADHPDQENYPEQKIYFVIVEGYVYLVPHVVERDYIFLKTIIPSRKTTREYKKDKEAEI, encoded by the coding sequence ATGCAAAAGATGTACAATCAGGCTATGAGATACGAGTGGGACCCGCAGAAGAACGAGCGGCTGAAGGAAGAACGGGGCATCTCTTTCGAGAAAATAGTGTTTCATCTGTCTCAAGGCGACGTCTGGAAGATTGCCGATCATCCCGACCAGGAGAATTATCCAGAGCAGAAGATATATTTCGTCATTGTGGAGGGTTATGTTTATCTTGTGCCTCATGTTGTTGAAAGGGATTACATTTTCTTGAAGACGATCATTCCCAGCAGAAAGACAACCAGAGAGTACAAGAAGGATAAGGAGGCTGAAATATGA
- a CDS encoding ATP-dependent Clp protease ATP-binding subunit — MSSRFDKFTERARKVLALAQEEAQRFNHNYISTEHILLGIVSEGTGVGTKVLANLGVELPKIRTAVEFIIGRGESKGQGEVGLTPRAKKVIELAVDEARHLNHNYIGTEHLLLGLLREDEGVAAGVLESLGVTLEKARAEVTRFLSESVPQHRAGTGAKTASKTPTLDQLGIDLTAAAAAGKLDPVVGREKEQQRVIQILSRRRKNNPVLIGEAGVGKTAIAEAIAHRIANGTIPETLRGKRLLTLDIGALVAGTKYRGEFEERLKKVLAELKAAGNCMLFIDELHTLVGAGAAEGAVDASSLLKPSLARGEIQCIGATTANDFRKYIEKDTALERRFQPIRVEEPSVEETVEILRGIKSRYEDHHELIISDEAIKAAASLASRYIPDRFLPDKAIDLIDEAASRVRIDSLTPPLPVSELEKALESVRREKDQAIAKQQYEFAAELRDRELKLEEKVVKAQKDWKQVKTAGKVEVLEEDIAKVVEMWTGIPATKLAADETSRLLKMEEALHKRIIGQDEAIELISKSVRRARAGLKDTRKPIGTFIFLGPTGVGKTELVRALAEFMFGSEDALIRIDMSEFMEKHAVARLVGAPPGYIGYEEGGQLTEAVRRKSYSAILLDEIEKAHPDVFNILLQIFDDGHLTDAKGRRVDFRNTIIIMTSNIGAETIKKGSAIGFMSRTDETKVAQVTYEKMRDKLLEEMKKTFRPEFINRLDGAVVFHSLTKEHILQIVDLMLSQVRKQLKEQDIGLEVSTPAKELLADKGFDAAFGARPLRRTIQTMIEDPLSDMILRGEFHVGDTVHIDREGESIVFRAAAVPLAVSPA; from the coding sequence ATGTCAAGTCGATTTGATAAATTCACCGAGAGAGCCCGAAAAGTCCTGGCCCTTGCCCAGGAAGAAGCGCAGCGCTTCAACCATAATTACATTAGTACCGAGCATATCTTGCTGGGTATAGTGAGTGAGGGAACCGGCGTAGGCACAAAGGTTCTGGCCAATCTTGGCGTGGAACTACCGAAAATCAGGACGGCAGTCGAGTTCATCATTGGCCGGGGCGAAAGCAAAGGCCAGGGAGAGGTGGGGCTGACTCCGCGGGCAAAGAAGGTGATCGAACTTGCCGTCGATGAAGCCAGACACCTGAACCACAACTACATCGGCACAGAGCATCTGCTTCTGGGTTTGTTGCGCGAAGATGAAGGGGTAGCCGCAGGGGTGCTGGAAAGCCTTGGCGTCACTCTTGAGAAAGCCCGGGCAGAGGTTACGCGCTTCCTCAGTGAAAGCGTGCCGCAGCATCGCGCCGGGACCGGAGCTAAAACTGCTTCCAAAACCCCCACGCTCGATCAGTTAGGGATAGATCTAACTGCTGCCGCTGCCGCTGGAAAGCTCGACCCCGTTGTGGGTCGAGAGAAGGAACAGCAAAGGGTAATCCAGATACTCAGCCGACGCAGAAAAAACAACCCCGTTCTCATCGGAGAGGCAGGAGTGGGCAAGACGGCCATTGCCGAAGCGATTGCTCACCGCATTGCCAACGGCACCATCCCCGAAACCCTGCGAGGGAAGAGGCTGCTGACACTCGATATCGGAGCGCTCGTTGCCGGGACCAAGTATCGGGGAGAATTCGAGGAGCGCCTCAAAAAGGTCCTCGCAGAGTTGAAGGCGGCAGGAAACTGCATGCTGTTTATCGATGAATTACACACTCTCGTGGGTGCGGGAGCTGCAGAAGGCGCCGTTGATGCATCCAGCCTGCTCAAGCCCTCACTGGCGCGAGGAGAGATTCAATGCATCGGGGCCACCACGGCTAATGATTTTCGCAAATACATCGAAAAAGACACCGCGCTTGAGCGCCGGTTCCAACCTATTCGGGTGGAAGAGCCCAGTGTGGAAGAAACGGTTGAAATCCTCCGCGGAATAAAGTCGCGTTATGAAGACCACCATGAATTGATAATCAGTGATGAAGCTATTAAGGCTGCAGCTTCACTGGCGTCCCGCTACATACCGGACCGCTTCCTCCCGGACAAGGCAATCGATCTCATCGATGAAGCGGCTTCAAGGGTGCGGATTGACAGCCTAACGCCTCCGCTTCCGGTATCAGAACTGGAAAAGGCTCTCGAGTCCGTTCGCCGGGAGAAAGATCAGGCCATTGCCAAGCAACAATATGAGTTTGCCGCCGAGCTTCGAGATCGAGAGTTAAAGCTGGAAGAGAAGGTAGTCAAGGCGCAAAAGGATTGGAAGCAGGTCAAAACCGCCGGGAAAGTGGAAGTTCTCGAGGAAGATATCGCCAAAGTCGTCGAGATGTGGACGGGTATCCCGGCCACCAAACTGGCGGCCGATGAGACCAGCCGTCTGCTCAAGATGGAAGAGGCCTTGCACAAGCGCATCATCGGACAGGATGAAGCCATCGAACTGATCTCCAAGTCGGTCAGAAGAGCCAGGGCAGGGCTCAAAGATACCAGGAAGCCCATCGGAACATTTATTTTTCTGGGACCAACGGGTGTAGGGAAAACTGAACTGGTCCGGGCATTGGCTGAATTCATGTTCGGCAGCGAGGATGCCCTGATCCGGATCGATATGTCCGAGTTCATGGAGAAGCATGCCGTAGCCAGGCTTGTAGGCGCGCCTCCGGGGTACATTGGCTATGAGGAAGGAGGGCAACTCACCGAGGCGGTCAGACGTAAATCGTATTCCGCCATCCTTCTTGACGAAATCGAAAAGGCGCATCCCGACGTGTTCAACATCCTCCTTCAGATATTCGATGACGGACATCTCACCGATGCCAAAGGAAGACGCGTGGACTTCCGCAATACGATCATCATCATGACGAGCAACATTGGTGCGGAGACAATCAAGAAGGGAAGCGCCATCGGCTTCATGAGCCGCACGGATGAAACCAAGGTGGCCCAGGTTACATACGAGAAAATGAGGGATAAGCTGCTTGAGGAGATGAAGAAAACATTCCGGCCGGAATTCATCAATCGGCTGGATGGTGCGGTGGTCTTCCACTCTCTCACCAAAGAGCACATCCTTCAAATTGTCGATCTGATGCTCTCGCAAGTGCGAAAACAACTTAAGGAACAGGATATTGGACTTGAGGTAAGCACCCCGGCCAAGGAACTGCTGGCAGATAAGGGTTTTGATGCCGCTTTCGGGGCTCGTCCTTTAAGAAGGACGATTCAGACGATGATCGAGGATCCTCTTTCGGATATGATTCTTCGAGGCGAGTTCCATGTGGGGGACACGGTGCACATTGATCGGGAAGGCGAAAGCATTGTGTTCAGGGCAGCAGCTGTTCCGCTGGCGGTCTCGCCTGCTTAA
- a CDS encoding prepilin peptidase: MIFVMFLIGIAIGSFLNVVIDRLPEGQSLVRPPSHCPNCGNRLARKDLIPLISYLRLRGRCRYCQAHIPWRLFCIELATGIIFALLWWHYGSEAEFAIMAVYSCIFLVIFVIDLDHCLILDKVVFPASVFALATIPLRDDITITESLIGGVSGLVLLGLVVWVVPMMIGREAMGLGDVKMALLMGLANGVAGIFVALFVGIVTGGLVAIALVLLKLRGRKDAIPFGPFLAIGAMTALLWGSDIWDWYTHPFN; this comes from the coding sequence TTGATATTCGTAATGTTCCTGATCGGGATTGCGATCGGCAGCTTCCTGAATGTGGTCATCGACCGCCTGCCGGAAGGCCAATCTCTGGTGCGGCCTCCTTCCCATTGCCCCAACTGTGGAAATCGTCTGGCGAGAAAGGACCTGATCCCACTGATTAGCTATCTCCGGTTGAGAGGTCGCTGCCGATACTGCCAGGCTCACATCCCATGGCGGCTTTTCTGCATAGAACTAGCAACGGGGATTATCTTCGCCCTTTTGTGGTGGCATTACGGCTCTGAAGCTGAATTCGCGATCATGGCTGTTTACAGTTGTATCTTCCTGGTGATCTTCGTCATCGACCTGGATCACTGCCTGATTCTGGACAAAGTAGTGTTTCCAGCGAGCGTCTTTGCGCTGGCTACCATCCCCCTTCGCGACGATATCACCATCACCGAATCGCTGATCGGCGGCGTCAGCGGCCTAGTCCTCCTTGGCCTGGTGGTCTGGGTTGTGCCGATGATGATTGGCCGTGAAGCCATGGGATTGGGAGATGTCAAAATGGCCCTCCTGATGGGGCTGGCAAACGGAGTTGCGGGGATATTCGTGGCCCTGTTTGTGGGCATCGTCACCGGGGGGCTGGTGGCTATCGCATTAGTATTGTTGAAACTGAGAGGACGAAAGGATGCCATTCCCTTTGGCCCGTTTCTGGCCATCGGAGCCATGACCGCCTTGCTATGGGGGAGTGATATCTGGGATTGGTATACCCATCCGTTCAACTAG
- a CDS encoding HigA family addiction module antitoxin encodes MLPENRVTTHPGEILKAEFLDPMGITQMAFAQHIGVPLQRVNEVIRGKRGVTPETAWLFSQALGTTPQFWMNLQNAYDLTSKRPQRSVERLAKAA; translated from the coding sequence ATGTTGCCGGAAAATAGAGTAACCACGCACCCTGGAGAGATACTGAAAGCGGAGTTCCTGGATCCGATGGGGATAACGCAGATGGCGTTTGCACAACACATTGGGGTACCGCTACAGCGGGTGAATGAAGTGATACGGGGTAAGCGAGGGGTCACACCCGAAACAGCGTGGCTGTTTTCACAAGCCCTGGGAACAACTCCTCAGTTCTGGATGAACCTGCAAAACGCCTATGATCTGACCAGCAAGCGACCGCAACGGTCAGTGGAACGTTTGGCGAAGGCTGCATAA
- a CDS encoding type II toxin-antitoxin system RelE/ParE family toxin: MIESFGNGATEDLYHGRSTNRVRRFPPEIRIMAVRKLDILNAAHRLEDLREPPGNRLETLRGDLLGYHSIRVNDQWRIIFQWENNNAYAVSLTDYH; the protein is encoded by the coding sequence GTGATTGAATCCTTTGGTAACGGCGCAACAGAAGACCTGTACCACGGACGCAGCACGAATCGAGTGCGTCGTTTCCCGCCGGAGATAAGAATCATGGCTGTTCGTAAACTGGATATTCTCAATGCGGCCCATCGTTTGGAAGACCTGCGTGAACCGCCCGGCAATCGTTTGGAGACCTTAAGAGGCGACTTGCTGGGTTATCATAGTATCCGCGTCAATGATCAATGGAGGATTATTTTCCAGTGGGAAAACAACAACGCCTATGCGGTATCGTTGACGGACTATCACTGA
- a CDS encoding MEMO1 family protein: MERNPIAAGKFYPGTSSELEAQIETLIDNNVPKEEVIGLVSPHAGYIYSGPVAGATFSRIQFTDTFVIMGPNHYGRGAPFSIMSEGHWKTPLGKVKIDSDLGCRILRNSSYLEEDIEAHRYEHSIEVQVPFLQYFKRDVHIVPIVLGLAEGAIYKDIGKGIAKAIKDSGKGAVIVASSDMTHYEPQASAKKKDARAIEAILDLDEDELLKRIQELNITMCGYAPTIALIAAAKELGATKATLVRYQTSGDVSRDYESVVGYAGILMKG, encoded by the coding sequence ATGGAAAGGAATCCGATAGCAGCGGGTAAGTTCTATCCGGGCACATCCTCTGAACTCGAAGCTCAGATAGAGACTTTGATCGACAACAATGTGCCCAAAGAGGAAGTCATCGGCCTGGTTTCACCTCACGCCGGATACATCTATTCCGGACCCGTAGCCGGAGCCACCTTCTCGCGCATCCAATTCACAGACACGTTCGTTATCATGGGGCCCAATCATTACGGAAGGGGAGCACCCTTCAGCATCATGTCCGAGGGCCATTGGAAAACTCCCCTGGGCAAGGTGAAGATCGATTCAGACCTGGGCTGTCGGATACTAAGGAACTCCAGCTATCTTGAGGAGGACATCGAGGCACATCGCTACGAGCACTCCATTGAGGTTCAGGTGCCGTTCCTGCAGTATTTCAAGAGAGACGTTCACATTGTGCCGATCGTGCTCGGCCTTGCCGAGGGGGCCATCTATAAGGATATCGGCAAAGGCATCGCGAAGGCGATCAAGGATTCCGGCAAGGGAGCGGTGATCGTGGCCAGCAGCGATATGACCCATTACGAGCCTCAGGCATCGGCCAAAAAAAAGGATGCCCGGGCCATTGAGGCCATCCTTGATTTGGACGAGGATGAGCTGCTCAAGAGAATCCAGGAACTCAATATAACCATGTGTGGGTATGCCCCGACGATTGCCCTCATCGCCGCTGCCAAGGAACTGGGAGCCACGAAAGCAACCCTTGTCAGGTACCAGACCAGTGGTGATGTTAGCCGCGACTATGAAAGCGTGGTAGGCTACGCAGGGATACTCATGAAGGGGTGA